The Triticum aestivum cultivar Chinese Spring chromosome 4B, IWGSC CS RefSeq v2.1, whole genome shotgun sequence sequence ATGGTAGTGGGGAGGAAGCGAGGGTTGAGCAACCAGGAGTTCTCGAAGAAGAAGCGGGCCGGTTTGGGAATTTGGGTGGACGCAGTGACAACAAGGGGGACGTGATCAGAGGTAGGCCGGGGACATGAGGAAAGAGCCGAGTCCGAGAAAGACTCCCCCCAATCATTGTCAAATAAGGCCCTGTCTAGGCGGGCAAGAGTCGGCGGATCCCTTCGGTTCGTCCATGTGAAACGGCGATCCGTCAGGGCCAGCTCATGCAAGGCCAGGGAGTTGATGAGAGAGTTGAAGACAGCGGCCCTCGAAGCATCAAAGTTATTGTTACTCTTCTCTCGGGGAGCCCTAATCAGATTGAAATCCCCAATAGCAATCCAAGGCCCGGGAATATCCGAGGAGACCGCGGTGAGGTCCTCTACAAATTCCATAGTGAGAGCATGATCCGAGGGCGCGTAGACGTTCGTTACGGTGAAAGAGAGCGGGGTGGTAGTGGAGGAGAAGGACGTGGACAGCGTGAAAGCCGAAGTGAAGGAGGAGACTAAGGAGAACAGGCGGGCATCCCAAGCGGTGGTGATGCCACCCCGACTCCCATCGGCATCCTTGGAGACAAACGAAGCAAGGCGCCCAGGGAGGAACGAGCGGGCTTTGCACGCGGGAAAGGTGGCCAGCTTGGTCTCCTGAACGCAAGCGATGACGGGATCAGTGGAAGCTATAAGGTTAAGCACGATATCACACTTATCCGGGTCCCCCAGCCCTTGAACATTCCAAGAGAGAATAGAGAGATCAACAAAGGAGAGATTATCCATTACACAAACACACACCGAGGTACAAACGGCCAGACGCCCAACTAGGAGCGGAATTACACACAGCCACGAGCGGGCAACAGGAAGGTAAGCTTAAGCGAGGGTAGGCGCATGCAGCGCTAGACGAAAGAAAGGGAGAGATTAGACTAGGCATCAGCATCGTCGGCCGCCGGAACAGCCCGGATGGACGCGGCGCAGCGCAGCTCAGCCACCGCCTTGGCCGTCATGGGCTTGTGCACACCATCGAGCATCTTGTCCTTCAGGACTTTGGATTTGAGGCGGGGTGAGCACCCGGAGAGTGCGTCCCGGAGAGCACGCAGCTTGACCGCCTTCGCCTCCATGCTGACGTACTCCGCAGGCTCGGAGCCGGCCACCCGAGCGCTACGGCGAGGCCCAGGGGCGTCGCCAACGGCGCGCCCGTCACGGCCCTCCAGCTGCTGCTCGCTGACGTCGACGATTGTTATTCCGGACCCGGCACTCCGGACCGAGGAGGACACGGAGCGGGACGGCGAGCCCGAAGGGGGCAGCACCAccgggggaggagaggggggaggcggGTGCGCGCCTCCCAGCCGTAGAGGGCCGCGCCGCAGCCAAGCTGGAAGGGGAGGCGCGCCGAGGACGCGCAGCACAGAGTCGAGTTGACCAGTGTCTCCTCCGCGCCCCCCGCCTCCAGAGCGGAAGGGAGCACGGGGCTGCACGCTCCCTCTCCCCAGCGGCTGACCCGGAAAGACGACATGGTTGTGGGCGAAAGGCGGTGGTGGCGGGTAGAAGAACGGGAGGTACTCTCCGTTGGCTGTGAAGGAGTCAGCGCGCGCCCAGGCCCGGACGGGTCGGACCGAGACAACACGAGCGCCCCAGCGCCCTCCCAGAGGCCACACGTCACAAGGGACGTCGCGAGGATTTTTGAGGAGGACGACCGCACGCACGGTGGCGAGCTCACTACCCGCCAGGACGAGTGGATCGATCTCAAGGACCTTCCCAAACCCAGAGAACATGGCGGAGATGCCGCGTGGGTTGATGAACTCGGCGGGGAAGCCTGTGGCGGCGAGGACGGCGCACACGTCGAGGCGCGGCGCCACACGATCGAAGAGTTCTTCCGCGATCAGGTCGATGCGCGCGCCTTCATGGGGGAAGGGCTGCATGGCCAGGGCCTCGTCGCGATCCGCCACAGACGCGAACCGGAGATACATGGCGCCCACCGACGACGGCACCACCTCAGGCAGCAAGTGGCCGATGCGGTCCATGACGGCGGCTTGCACCGCAGTGGTGGGGTTGATGAAAGTGCTCGGGGGCTCGATGCTCACCACGGCGAGCCTCTGGGCCGCGGCGTAGTCTCCCTCCGGCATAAACACCTCGAGCACATCAGGACGCTCGAAGTCAGCTACGGCGGAGGGGATCGAGTTGCCCGAGGAGAGGGAGGATGGCGAGCGCGAGGATTGGCGTGACCCACTGGACGACGAGCCCCGCTCCCGAACCGCAAGCAGCTCAGGGTGAGCATGCTGCATGGAGGGGGTCGCAAGGGCCAACACCGACTCAGGATGGCCAATGTCAGgggaggcggccggaggagaggGTGGTGGAGAGCGAATGACCCCAGAGAGGAACACATCGCGGTTGCATGGCGGGGAGGGCGGAGCGTCACTCCCCGCGGGAGTGGAGGCAGATGCACGGTTGCTAGAGCCGCTGATCTCAAGACGGCGCGGGGTTGGGAGCCCTCCGACGGGGGAGAGAGCGGCAATGCGGGCATGGGGGTACGGGGTGGATTGGCGGCGTGgtggggggggcggcggcggcgtgggcgggcgGTTGGGAAGCGAggcagcgcgggggggggggggacgcagCAGCGCGGCGCGGAGGAGCCATGGGGCAGCGAGGGGAGGCGGCGCGGTGCCCGGACAGCCGACACCGGCGGCACCGAACGGGATCCCTGCAGTCCTTCACAAAGTGGCGCGTGGAGAGGCAACGAAAGCAGCCGTCCAGCGAGAGGGGAGGGAGGGGCTTTTTAGGGTTAGGTTGAGGAGGAGGTGTGGGCACGGAGAGAACGGCAGCCAAGAACGGGCTGCACCCTCCCCGGGGAGCCATGAAGGCGGTGGGTGGCGTAGCGGGGCCCGGCGCCGCGCGAGTGTCAACCTCGGCGCATTGAACGCTAGACAGGTCTCTCCCCACCGACGCATTGTTGCGGACGGGCGAGCCCGCGCATGGCGCGTTTTGGGGAGCAGGGGGCGGCAGCATGTGTGGGGTTTGTTTCCAGCGAATCAGAGGGCGGAACCTCACCCTGTGTCGGAGGTAGGGGGAGTAGGGGCAGGAGCGATGGGATGGGGGGACAGGGTAATTGATTGCCAGGCGCCGGCCACCAATCAGGAACGGAGTAATGGGGCCATCAAGGCTGGGCTGGTGGGAGACCCGCCCGCGCGCAGCATGTAGTCTATATTAAAAGCTCAGAGGATTCTTCGGTCTTATTTATAGTTTTACTTTTAAGTCGGTGCTTCTTTGTGTAAAGGCTAATGTTCTATCCTACTCGCATGCATACATTTACTCTCCCTTTCTTTTATTCTTCACGTCGTAGGGCAGCAATAATCGTACACATCCACAGACGTTTTACAGGTGTTTTGCCGATTTTTCCTAACGAATTCCCCTTTGATCAGTAAGTAAAGCGCGAAGAATCGAATTCGGCAGGGCAGCCTCGCAGTCAGGGGCCATGGCTCATGCTTGGACTGTTGGACATGCAGATGCAGCTGCAGTCGTCGAGGCTAGTCGTCGAGGCACCAGCAGTGATAGTCGAGCTTGGACATGCTCAGGAGCTCCTCCGGCGACATGCGCTCCAGCTCCCGCTGCCTCCGCGCCGGGAATGCCACCGCCGCGCACGCATCGCCTTCGCCCCCGTTCTTCCGCGGGCCGTGCGTCATCGCGCGCATTCTCTTGTACAGCCGCATGGCCGCCACGCAGTCCTCGTAGGGGTGCTGGTGGCCCGTCTGGATGTCGTAGCCGAGGCAGCTTTGTGTGAGGAACCGAAGCGAGTTGCTCATCAGCCTGGCGCTCGTCTTCATCAGCGGCGGATATTCCGCCGTGTCCCGCTTCAGGTACGCCGGGTAGTCCATGCCCAGCGCGTCGAGATCGTGCTCCAGGCCGTGGCCGACGAGGATCCTGGCCGCGCCGCGCGAGGACCGGACCTTCCACGGCTGCTCGCCGTTGAGGAGGATGCCCTCCACCTGCCGCTGCACCATCTTCACCGTCGGCGCGTCCCGCAGGTACTCGGGGCGGATCCCCGTGGTCTCGTACCGGTAGTGCGTCACCGGGAGGAGCGGCCTCACAAAGTTCTCGAAGACGATGGTCTCATTCTCGTCGATGACGCAGACGCGCCCGCACAGGTCCAGCGTCCCGTCGCTCCCGCCGCCCACCATCTTGCACCCCAGCGCCACCACGCCGCCGACGGGCATTCTCGGCATAGCCCCCCTCGAGGGAACCGGAGCGCGGGAGTGGTGGCAGGTTGGGCCGTGGGCGCGGAGGGAGCTGGAGCTAGGGAAGACGGCGAGGCAGAGCGGGCAGCCCTTGGCAGCAAAGGCCGTGGCGCAGGCGGGCTTCGGGGGCAGGGAGGCGCCGAAGCCGAGGTGGTCACGGAGGGCGTCGAGGGAGCGGCAGTGCTTCCCGCAGACGCCGCAGCGCGGCTCGTGCGGCGAGTGGTGCGACGCGCGCATGTGCTCCACCAGGTGCTCCATCCTGTTGAACTGGCGGTAGCACGCCGCGCACTTGTTCCGGCTGCATGCACGCGACGAATTGAATCATCCATCGTCACTGGTACTACTCTACTCATAGGTGTATGTCTCTGCCTGAGTGATCATGCATTGTGGCAACAAAACGCACAGTGCAATCTTAGCGACATCATCTATTACATTTTCTATATCATGCAGTCCACTACGCAGCAGCTTAATTAGAAAATTCTTAAGAATCAATCTCAACTTGTCACGTAATGTAGAAACAAAGAAAATGTGCTGAATTTATGGTGGCATGATCTCACAAAACTTTTGAGCATACTGCAGCTTAGGTATAGCAGAGTTCTTCGACTGCAAAATGTGTGATAACAAGACAACTAAAACAGAGTAGTGGCCAGTGAGTGCACCTGTGGGCATCTGAAGAGCTATCCATGATCACTCGGTCACCTTTCCTAAGCAAATAAGCTGTGCAGTATGCAGCAAACAGAGGTTGAGACTGGTTGGATGGATTGTAAGAATCTGTGCACACGGACGGACGGCTATTTATCTGCCTGCAAAACCGATGGCATTCGATTCTTGATGGCGACTTGCCTTCTTCACCAGCGCACAGTACAGAGGCCACAAGATGTCCTCATCTTTCTTGGAGCATCAAGAACATAGACACCAGCCCATGCAAAGAAAAGAACATAGACACCAGAACGCCCTCATGATACACCAGGTGCTGTATGTAGAAAGGaaaagagagggggggagagatcAGATACCCTGGTCAACAGATTCGGTTTGAACAAAAAGGCAAGAACAAACACATGGAAAGATTATCCTATCATTGGCTTTGCTTTAGCGATGGAGGAGAGGCGGAGAGCTGCACAGGTCCCTGAATCCAACCATGGATATCCTAGGAACATACCCTCCGGAGCTAGCTTTGCTTTTGGAGACGTTGTCATCTCGTTCTCGGCGGGGATCAAAGGACGGTCCTGGCCCTGCGCATCTGGTTTGCTATCTTCAGTGACTACAAATCGACGTCGAATAGATTCACGAAACTGAAGGTTCATGGTGAGCGCAACCGTGGCATACTGGACGGATCTTGTTCAAGCTCAGTTTGGCATGTCATGAGGCTAAAAGTATCATATGTTTTCTTCACTGAAAAAAAAATGTGTCTTCTGTTCTTATATTTTACGGCGGGTCTAATGAAAATTTGGTGTTGTTGatgttgatatattttttgtaaacATGGCCAAACTATCAAAAGTTTCACTGAAGATGCAAATAAAACTTCGGTTAATTTGAAATGAAGCAAGTATATGCATAGCTATGTACTCATGGTGCTTTTGGCGATTGTACCTTTGTCTAATGTCATGGTAACTAACAGCATAAGAACATAATATAGAGGAGACCCCGTCCCATCGCTACCGGAGCAGCTGGCCAAAAGATAACCACTTCACCTTGACAAACCAAACCCTAGGCCACCACTCACAGATCCCAGAGGCACCTCTCGCAGATCACCTAGCCGCAGAAAAACAAGTCCTCGAACAGCTAGCTTCACTGTGCTAATATGTTCGCCTTTCCCACAAAAATCGAAATTCATCTCGAAGTTCTAAAAAAAGGCAAAGTTTCATGCGAGAGCGTTGTGTGGACCAAATTATAGGAAGGCGAGGGGTGAGTGATTTTTTCTGAGTTTTGGTAGCAGTTTTTTAAAGTTGCTTTCCTCAGTTTTGTATGGTTTTTAGTTGTGGTGATTTTTCCGTTTGGCTTTTTTTTCATTCCATTGGCTTTCTTGACGTTTTTCCGTTCTCTTTTTTTTTtgacctttttcttctttttaaacTTGTTCAAGCTTTTTGGAAAACATGCAAATTTTCAAAAGGTTCAGttttttgtttaaaaaaatatCAATTATTTCTTATAGAACACAAAAAGGACCAAAGTGTTCACATTTTTTAATGTTCAGAATTTAGGAAATGCTCATACAGTTTCTAACGAAAAATCatgcattttctaaaaaaatgCGCATTTGTAGAAATATATTCATATAGTCTTTAAATGCTCGCACATctttaaaaaaatgtttttatacCTAAATAAGTGTTCTCAATTTTTGTTTCAATGAATTCCATGCTTTTGTTAAACCGCCAAAGAACATGAGTAAATAGAGAAATCCAAAAGAGATGAAATCGCTAATAATTCGAAAGAGTACGGTAACAGaaatcatgaaaataccaaaatgaGGCCCTAGCCCGTCAACCCGCCCCGTTGCAATACTGTACATTTTTTATCGTGAAACCATGAACGAGATTTCCTATATGGCGCCTTAAGCGCCGTTTTTATGGACAGTTCTTTTCACTTGATTTTGAAGAATCACGGTCTAGAGAACcaaaagttgaaaagaactccaaACTGCCTCGAGAATCACAGAGAATCATCCCAAAATCTTGTTGTATCTCAAAATCATTCAATACCCACAGTTCTTGCGATTCTGGAGAGTCCCTCAAAACAAAACATTTCGTTTTGAAACCGTGCCCCTATGTGGGGTTGTAATTACAGAAGAAATGCCATCGGACCCAAACACTCATAAACTGTTGCCTTTATTAATGAAtgaggcaagtcttttgcctctgtttcaaaaaaagaaaaaatgtgttCAACGGACTAAACTAACCTGCTATTTGGGAGCGGCCTCTGATGTGTGCGTGCTAGCGGGTGCTAATGCTGCACCTGTCCGTGTAATGTGTGCGTGCTTTGATTAACTTTGGTTAACATTTTCAACCTAGGGGCATTACAAATATTTCAGCACACAACTCATACAACAAACTCAGACTCAAATCTCAGGGAAAAAATGAACGCCCACTTGTGCTTGTAATCTGTGCATGCTTTGGTCAACTGTGGTCATGTGTACACATTTTCGACCTAGGGGCATTACAGATATTTCAGCAAACTCAGACTCAAATTTGAGGGGAAAAATGAACGGCTGATTCTATGGGCTGTTTCCCAAAATCGGATTTTGAAGAATCATGAGTCGAAAAGAACTCACACTAAGTTCCCTTTTTTTTTAAACACGAACTCACACTTAGTAGGTTTCGCAAACTAGCGCACACCCTCGATCCGAACGGGCCAGCCCATGTAAGCCACAAAGCAAGGAAAGTTGATCGGGTTTTGTGAAGCTTCTGGAAGCTTCCTAGTCTGGTTGCGGGAAGCTTCTGGTCGTTTCTTATTTGTCTTTTCTGAATCGGGTTTTCTAAATTTTTATCTGGGTTTAGTTAATatattcttttctttcttttttcgtttttattttctttatttttatattttttaaaaataaagaactttttctaaaataatatgaacttttttcaaaatggatgaacctTGTCCAAATTTGATAAGTATTTTTCAAATCATTGATTTTTTGTTTAAAATCGATGAAATTTTATTCCAATTTGATGaaattttcaaaatcaatgaatgtTTCAAATTTGGTGGgctctttttcaaaattgatgaactttcttTCAAATTTGAGAACTTATATTCAAATTTGATGAGTTTTTTTTAATCGATGTTTTTTTAGAAATCAATGaatattttttgaagtttgtgaactttttttcaaaatccattCACAGTTTTTAATTCATGTACTTAtgaaatttttaaaattttgttttgcAAAAGTCAccggttgaccggtcaactaatcGACCACAACCAGTCAAACGCAATCGAGCGACCAGGGAAATAGTTGAGCGATTGCCTTGTTCTTCGAACGGCTCATGGTCTGGGACCAGTTCGGGCATCTAAGGTGCCGAACAGGAGCTCGGAGCTCCCACCATGAAAACTCTTTTAGATGGCCCAAAACAAGCGAAAGGAATCCAACCACGGTTTAACAAATGCTGCAAATGCTAGGTCTCGCTTATCACGAGACTGTAGCAATGTTCGCCTACAATGTCTCGCGTAGTGGGTTGGCCCAAAAACATTCCTCGACTGGTTTTGCAAATCTTCTATGCGCCAGTTTAATCCAGTTTTGTACCTTCCATGAGCAGTTTTAGGAACGTTCCATCCAGTTTTAAGAAGGTTTCGATCTATTCATTTCTTCTATTGTatttcattgtgtttcttattttattttctttctatttttccattttattttataATTTCCAAACACGCGTCACTTCTTTAAATAAATGTATGCGTCTATAGGATGGgcattttttttagaaatggaTCGAACATTTCTTCAAATACTAATTGAATATTTATCCTATCACATATTAAACATTTGCAAAATGTACATTGAACGTATTTTGAATACGCACTGAAGattttttttaatacatgtttgaatattttttttacaatgcTATGACCATTTTTAAAGAACACGCAAACATTTTTTATGACTACAAAATTTCTTTAAATGGCACGAACATGTTATCTTTGTCCTGATTTGTTTTTCTAAAATTGTGCGAACAAAGTTTTACATTCCATTACCAGTTTTTTGAAATGTCATGAAACATGGTTTTAGATACgcaaatatttaaaaaaaatgtgaACATGTTTTATATTTTCATGAGACCTATCAAAAAATTGTGTATGTTTCTTAGGTTTTCTTTACTGTTGAGACCTATCAAAATGCTCTTGAATGTGATTACATTTATCAAAACTATCACGCATAGTTAATACGCTGTTGGCCGAGAAGGGAAGAGCGGCCTTCACAGTCCAGTTAATTAATAGTGGAAGAATTCCATGGCAGTACACAGTAGTCATCCAGTTAATTAAAACAAAGCAAATACCCAATAGCTGATCGCCACAAGACATTCTCACATTTTAACATACTAAGAGAAAGAAAGATAGGAGTCGTTTCTGCCCTAAAGTCCGAAGGGCAATCTCAACATGATAGCtcattttgttccactcttgctagACAGATGTGGTTTTAGATCACGAGTTTGAGACATGCCTGGGGATGGGGTTTAAGAAGGCATAACCAAAGAATTGTGAGAAATAAGTCAATTTATCTAGTTGAGGCAAATAAAACACTCAGGACAGAAAGAAGATTCGTGCGCCCTCTAGAGCATATTCTTTGAATTCCATTTCTTCCTGAAGTTGCCACGAATAACTGTCCAAGACTGCCGTGATTTTTCCATTTATTACTCAAGCACATTGAGGCAACTCTGAACTAAGCTCGGAGCAGGGCTAGTAAGTATGCTTCAAACCATCTGGCGCCTTGAAGAATGATGACACTAAATCGAGGAAACATGAGTGACCAATGAGGACAGGGAAATGGGGAAAGTTTGTAGCAGAGAATCCTCCCTTCTTCTTTGCTTTCTTGCCTAAACCTGAAAAATCCAAAAGTAACCATTGAAACCTCACGGGCAACCGAGTTAGGAGACTCATTTTATTTATTACTTTGACTAAGTTATTCTAAAATATAAGAGCTAATCGACGATCCTGATTGAATGTTTGAGACTCTCATAAGTATAGAAATAGAGCATCTTTAGTCTTGTCGACAACTTATAAATTTCCTATCAACCTATCAAACCTAATTCCAGACAGAGTCGATGGACCTTACTTTAATTATGCAGTGCAAGATAACAATGAAGTCTTGGTAGTCTTTCATATAATATGTTCTTCATTCCTAGGAgcaaaaaaggaatatcctttAGGAACCTTTGGATTCCAAGATTTCTTACCTCTTGCTTTCATAGTTATGAATTGCGGAATAGAAACAATTAGAAAATTAATAAGTAAATCTTCGCTCATCCCTTATTGGTATCTTCCGGCCACTACCCAGGACCCTGTCAGAGTGCTATTTTTAAGAATAAATAGTTAGACTTTGTTATAACTAGAACTATGGATTCCTAAAATCTAGTATTGATTGGCCTAGTTATTTTCCTTTTCTAATGTCGGGCAAGGATTTGTCGAGTTCAATCAATACAACAAGAAATCCTAAGCATTTTTTTGGCCAGGCAACACCCATATTTGAAATGTCCCCCTGCCTTACCGCTTTGGCATGTCACCAATCAGATAAAAAAAATCAAGCAAAATCCTGTTCATCCACTTATTTTTCTAATTAGCTAGTATTTGTAGGAGGGGATTATTAaaccctttttatttttttagatcgccGAATCCCTTTTACTTATCCCTTTCCAATCCCTTTTAGTAAATTCATTCCTATTTTTTTACACCTAGTTTTATTCTCTTCGATTGATTGCATCTCAAAACGCACATTGCTTAAGTACGTTCTCCGCCAAATGTATTGAACAATATAGTAGGAAAGTAGGGATTGAGAATATAAGTCGCATAGTTCAAATGGTGGGTGTGATTGCTCGTATTATAGGTCTTGGTGAAATAATATCTGGTGAACTGGTCGAATTTTATAGGTAAGGTATTGCTCTAAATTTGAAATCCAAAAATATTGGAATTTGTATTAATGGGCGATGGTTGATGATACAAGAGGGAGGCTTTGTAAAAGCAACAGGAAGAATTTCTTAGATACCCGTGAGTGAGGCTTACTTGGGTAATGTTGTGATGCTTTGGCTAAACCCATTGATGGAAAATGCAATATTTGAAGCTAGCATGTTGAATCTCATGTTATCGTCATCTCCCTCATGTGTTTGACACCTCTCCTAGCTCCATCACAATCCTCTCTATTTTTCGTGTCATGTCATTCCCACCGCCATATTGTTGCCCTTTTCCCTTGGCCAGTTGATGCCACCAGTGATTCCAGCCCATGCACCTAGGCCAGGTGCTCGCCTAAGCCAACTCATTAGCTTTTGGTTTTGGTGGATGTCGCCATCGACCTTGTTAAGTCGGCATCAagagcccccccccctcccccctaagATTCATTCAAGCTCCCTCCTCCTCCTTATGTGTGATCCGTCGGCATGCGGGCAAGTCCACAACTAAACCTTCAAATATTAAGTATATGAAAAGCAAATCCA is a genomic window containing:
- the LOC123089386 gene encoding RNA exonuclease 4-like, encoding MDSSSDAHSRNKCAACYRQFNRMEHLVEHMRASHHSPHEPRCGVCGKHCRSLDALRDHLGFGASLPPKPACATAFAAKGCPLCLAVFPSSSSLRAHGPTCHHSRAPVPSRGAMPRMPVGGVVALGCKMVGGGSDGTLDLCGRVCVIDENETIVFENFVRPLLPVTHYRYETTGIRPEYLRDAPTVKMVQRQVEGILLNGEQPWKVRSSRGAARILVGHGLEHDLDALGMDYPAYLKRDTAEYPPLMKTSARLMSNSLRFLTQSCLGYDIQTGHQHPYEDCVAAMRLYKRMRAMTHGPRKNGGEGDACAAVAFPARRQRELERMSPEELLSMSKLDYHCWCLDD